Proteins encoded within one genomic window of Xylanibacillus composti:
- a CDS encoding NUDIX hydrolase, which yields MEAKYCLLCGHPLVEKVIDGDPRQACSACSYVHWGNYSVGVGALVIKEGKLLLVRRAQEPGKGYWTNPGGYIEQHELIDETVRREVREESGVDARVTGIVAVRDQPRAIHNLYIAFAMEYIGGEPTPDHAEVDAAGFFSLEEMATMNVADFTRWLVDVAVRAQDSGLTAEREVPASLSKYGLYRV from the coding sequence ATGGAAGCGAAATATTGTTTGCTCTGCGGGCATCCGCTTGTTGAAAAAGTAATCGACGGCGACCCGCGCCAGGCTTGCTCTGCATGCAGCTATGTGCATTGGGGAAATTACAGTGTCGGCGTGGGAGCGCTTGTGATCAAGGAAGGAAAGCTGCTGCTTGTTCGCCGCGCCCAGGAACCGGGCAAGGGATACTGGACGAATCCGGGCGGCTATATCGAGCAGCATGAGTTGATTGACGAGACCGTACGCCGCGAGGTGCGGGAGGAATCGGGCGTGGACGCTCGCGTCACGGGTATCGTGGCCGTTCGCGACCAGCCGCGCGCGATCCATAACTTGTACATCGCCTTCGCGATGGAATATATCGGCGGCGAGCCGACTCCCGACCATGCAGAAGTAGACGCCGCCGGTTTTTTCAGTCTGGAAGAAATGGCGACCATGAACGTCGCCGACTTCACCCGCTGGCTCGTGGATGTGGCCGTTCGGGCACAGGACAGCGGCCTGACAGCGGAAAGGGAGGTCCCGGCTTCCCTGTCCAAGTACGGCTTGTACCGCGTGTAG
- a CDS encoding DUF6157 family protein, giving the protein MTYVNTFIRIAEDCPTASGVVPASNRQLKPIHLLQYELLTGAPYTYTHDELLFEVNRRRDEVPEEQGEAYREQLLAKKHPCLRASMLPKKYGWGVHYNEQGKIAIYAAGTPDYQAWLTDSQTTVLPAMRNSRPGKSSSAAE; this is encoded by the coding sequence ATGACCTACGTGAATACCTTTATACGCATTGCGGAGGATTGCCCGACAGCTTCCGGCGTGGTGCCCGCGTCGAACAGACAGCTCAAGCCGATTCATCTGCTGCAATATGAGCTCCTGACCGGAGCGCCGTATACCTACACTCACGATGAATTGCTGTTTGAAGTGAATCGCCGTCGCGATGAGGTGCCGGAAGAACAAGGGGAGGCTTACCGCGAACAGTTGCTGGCGAAGAAGCATCCTTGCCTGCGCGCTTCCATGCTGCCGAAGAAGTACGGATGGGGCGTCCACTACAACGAACAAGGGAAGATAGCCATCTATGCGGCAGGGACGCCCGACTATCAAGCATGGCTGACGGACAGCCAGACGACCGTTCTGCCAGCGATGCGAAACAGCCGCCCAGGGAAATCGTCATCAGCCGCTGAATAA
- a CDS encoding glycoside hydrolase family 140 protein has protein sequence MSKLPLLQVSENRRFLVQEDGTPFFWLGDTAWELFHKLDREEARLYLQNRAELKFTVIQAVALAELEGLSTDNAYGRRPLKKNAAGKYDPTLPDIGGEYDYWKHVDYIVDTAASLGLYIALLPTWGDKYNLMWGKGPEIFNRDNARMYGQWLGERYKDRTNIVWVMGGDRPLHTRMHFEIIQQMAEGIRQGDGGRHLMTFHPKGDESSSLHVHEEEWLSFNMIQSSHGDGERDNYKKVAQDYARTPIKPTLDAEPCYEDHPRGFQADNGYFDQADVRKAAYYALFAGAFGHTYGHHSIWSMTTDPADYFIMDWKEALHRPGAAQMQHARALLESRPFLERVPDQSLLAANYTGSNYMVATRGRSYAMIYLPNGLPCRVVLDKISGRTVQAAWFNPRTGEFIEAGACDNNGERTFIAPSRGRDNDWVLVLDGQQ, from the coding sequence ATGAGCAAGCTTCCATTATTGCAGGTTAGCGAGAATCGGAGATTTCTGGTGCAGGAGGACGGGACGCCTTTTTTCTGGCTGGGAGACACGGCATGGGAATTGTTCCATAAGCTTGATCGAGAGGAGGCGCGGCTGTACCTGCAGAACCGCGCTGAACTGAAGTTCACGGTCATTCAAGCGGTGGCTCTAGCGGAGCTGGAAGGGCTGTCGACAGACAACGCTTACGGTCGTCGGCCGCTGAAGAAGAATGCCGCTGGAAAGTACGATCCGACCTTGCCGGACATCGGCGGGGAATATGATTACTGGAAGCATGTGGATTACATCGTGGACACGGCCGCTTCCCTCGGCTTGTATATCGCGCTGCTCCCTACTTGGGGCGACAAGTACAACTTGATGTGGGGAAAAGGACCGGAAATTTTCAATCGGGACAACGCCCGCATGTACGGTCAATGGCTGGGTGAGAGGTACAAGGATCGCACGAACATCGTATGGGTCATGGGCGGTGATCGTCCCTTGCACACTCGCATGCACTTCGAAATTATCCAGCAGATGGCGGAAGGCATTCGGCAGGGAGACGGGGGACGGCACTTGATGACCTTCCATCCGAAGGGGGACGAATCCTCTTCGCTGCATGTTCATGAGGAAGAGTGGCTTAGCTTCAATATGATCCAGTCCAGCCATGGGGACGGCGAGCGGGACAACTACAAGAAGGTAGCCCAGGATTACGCCCGCACCCCGATTAAGCCAACGCTGGATGCAGAGCCGTGCTATGAAGACCACCCCCGGGGCTTTCAAGCGGACAATGGCTATTTCGATCAAGCGGATGTGCGCAAGGCCGCTTATTACGCTTTGTTCGCAGGGGCGTTCGGACATACTTACGGACACCACTCCATCTGGTCGATGACGACCGACCCAGCCGATTATTTCATCATGGATTGGAAGGAAGCGCTGCATCGTCCCGGCGCCGCGCAGATGCAGCATGCGCGGGCTTTGCTGGAGTCCCGTCCCTTCCTGGAACGCGTGCCTGACCAGAGCCTGCTGGCTGCCAATTACACCGGCTCCAATTACATGGTCGCCACGAGAGGCCGCAGCTATGCCATGATTTACTTGCCGAACGGCCTGCCCTGTCGCGTCGTGCTGGACAAAATTTCAGGACGCACTGTGCAGGCTGCCTGGTTCAATCCGCGCACCGGCGAATTCATCGAAGCAGGCGCCTGCGACAATAACGGGGAACGCACGTTCATAGCGCCATCCCGCGGCAGGGACAACGACTGGGTGCTGGTGCTGGATGGACAGCAGTAA